A segment of the Leclercia adecarboxylata genome:
GAGACAGAGGCGCCAAAGCAGACGGCTGAGAAGAAAGACGAACGCCGCTGGATGGTGCAGTGCGGCTCCTTTAAAGGCGCAGAGCAGGCAGAAACCGTGCGTGCGCAGCTGGCTTTTGAAGGCTTTGATTCACGCATCACCACCAACAACGGCTGGAATCGCGTGGTGATTGGCCCGGTCAAAGGTAAAGACAATGCCGATGGCACCATCTCTCGTCTGAAGATGGCAGGTCACACAAACTGCATTCGACTCGCTTCCGGGGGTTGAAACCCCCAAAATCCCCCCCATCTATCATTCTATTCAGCCCTGAGCACAGGCTCAGGGCTTCTGTTTCCCGATTCTGTAACCAGGGGGTCTGCTCGTGACAACAATAGTAAGTGTACGCCGTAACGGCCAGGTGGTGATTGCCGGTGATGGCCAGGCCACGCTGGGTAATACCGTCATGAAAGGCAATGTGAAAAAAGTGCGTCGTCTGTATAACGACAAAGTGATCGCCGGTTTTGCAGGCGGTACTGCTGACGCCTTCACGCTGTTTGAACTGTTTGAACGCAAACTGGAAATGCATCAGGGCCATCTGGTGAAAGCCGCCGTTGAGCTGGCGAAGGACTGGCGTACCGACCGCATGCTGCGCAAACTCGAAGCGCTGTTGGCGGTAGCCGATGAAAATGCCTCGCTGATCATCACCGGTAACGGTGACGTGGTCCAGCCAGAAAACGATCTGATTGCTATCGGTTCCGGCGGCCCGTACGCCCAGGCCGCCGCTCGCGCGCTGTTGGAAAACTCCGACCTGGGCGCGCGCGATATCGCTGTGAAGGCGTTGGATATTGCAGGTGATATCTGCATCTACACCAACCACTTCCACACCATCGAAGAATTGCCGTCTAAGGCGTAAGGATTTCTCATGTCTGAAATGACTCCACGCGAAATTGTCAGCGAACTGAACAAACACATCATCGGCCAGGATAACGCCAAGCGTTCCGTGGCGATCGCCCTGCGTAACCGCTGGCGTCGTATGCAGCTGGATGAAGTGCTGCGCCATGAAGTAACGCCAAAAAACATTCTGATGATCGGCCCAACCGGTGTCGGTAAAACCGAGATCGCCCGTCGCCTGGCCAAACTCGCAAACGCGCCTTTTATCAAAGTTGAAGCGACGAAGTTCACCGAAGTGGGCTATGTCGGGAAAGAAGTGGACTCTATCATCCGCGATCTGACCGATTCCGCAATCAAAATGGTACGCGTACAGTCCATCGAGAAAAACCGCTATCGCGCCGAAGAGATGGCGGAAGAGCGCGTGCTGGACGTCCTGATCCCACCGGCGAAAAACAACTGGGGCCAGGCAGAGCAACCTGCAGAGCCGTCTGCTGCACGCCAGGCATTCCGCAAAAAACTGCGCGAAGGCCAGCTGGATGACAAAGAGATTGAGATCGATCTCGCCGCCGCGCCGATGGGCGTGGAAATCATGTCCCCTCCGGGCATGGAAGAGATGACCAGCCAGCTGCAGTCCATGTTCCAGAACCTGGGCGGGCAGAAGCAGAAGCCGCGTAAGCTGAAAATCAAAGATGCGATGAAGCTGCTGATTGAAGAAGAAGCCGCAAAACTGGTGAACCCGGAAGAGCTGAAGCAGGACGCCATCGACGCTGTAGAGCAGCACGGCATCGTGTTTATCGATGAGATCGATAAAATCTGTAAGCGCGGTGAGTCCAACGGTCCGGACGTCTCCCGTGAAGGCGTACAGCGCGACCTGCTGCCGCTGGTTGAAGGCTGCACCGTCTCCACCAAGCACGGCATGGTGAAAACCGACCACATTCTGTTTATCGCTTCTGGCGCATTCCAGGTGGCCAAGCCGTCTGACCTGATCCCGGAGCTGCAGGGTCGTCTGCCGATCCGCGTTGAATTGCAGGCGCTGACCACCGAAGACTTCGAGCGCATCCTGACCGAGCCGAACGCCTCTGTGACCGTACAGTACAAAGCGCTGATGGCGACCGAAGGCGTGAACATTGAGTTCACCGAAGACGGTATCAAGCGTATCGCCCAGGCGGCGTGGCAGGTTAACGAAACCACCGAAAACATCGGCGCACGTCGTCTGCACACCGTGCTGGAACGCCTGATGGAAGACATCTCCTATGATGCAAGCGACCTGAATGGTCAAAGCATTACCATTGATGCCGACTATGTGAGTAAGCACCTTGATGCTTTAGTAGCAGATGAAGATCTGAGCCGTTTTATCTTATAATCGCGGTCATTGCATTTTCATCACTGATGATGGGGCTGAAAAGCCCCATTTTTATTGGCTAAACATCCTATGACTAAAATCAGCCGTACGCGTGCCTGGCTGGAAAGCCTGCGTCCTAAAACCCTTCCTCTCGCTTTCGCCGCCATTGTGGTGGGCACAGCCCTGGCGTGGTGGCAGGGACATTTCGACCCTCTGGTGGCTGCGCTGGCGCTGATCACCGCCGGGCTCCTGCAAATCCTCTCTAACCTCGCCAACGACTATGGCGATGCCGTTAAGGGCAGCGATAAACCCGACCGTATCGGGCCTTTGCGCGGGATGCAGAAAGGGGTGATCACTCAGGAGCAGATGAAGCGGGCGCTGATTATCACCGTGGCGCTGATTTGTCTCTCCGGGATTGCGCTGGTGCTGGTGGCCTGTAAAACCCCTGCGGATGCGGTTGGCTTCCTCGTGCTCGGCCTGCTGGCGATTGTTGCGGCGATAACCTATACCGTCGGCACCCGCCCTTACGGATACATCGGGCTGGGCGACATTTCGGTGCTGGTGTTCTTCGGCTGGCTGAGCGTGATGGGCAGTTGGTATCTGCAGGCACATACCCTGATCCCGGCCCTGTTCCTGCCAGCCACCGCCTGCGGCATGCTGGCGACGGCGGTGCTCAACATTAACAACCTGCGCGATATCGACAGCGATCGACTGAACGGGAAAAACACCCTGGCGGTCCGTCTTGGGCCGGTAAATGCGCGCCGCTACCATGCCTGCCTGCTGATGGGCGCCCTGCTCTGTCTGGCGTTGTTTAACCTGCTTTCCCTGCACAGCCTGTGGGGCTGGCTGTTTGTGCTCGCCACGCCGCTGCTGGTCAAACAGGCGCGGTACGTGATCCGCGAACAGAGCGCCTCGGCCATGCCGCCAATGCTGGAACGCACGGTAAAAGGGGCACTGCTTACTAACCTGTTGTTCGTGGTGGGAATTGTGCTCAGCCAGACGCTGAACTAGCTGACAAATATCAATTAACAATTGATGATTTTGCCAACAATGCGTTTCGCGCGATATACTGAAATCACTCGCAGCAACTGAACCTTAAGCCTATGAAATACGATACCTCTGAGCTTTGTGACATCTACCAGGAAGATATCAACGTCGTAGAACCGCTGTTTTCCAACTTTGGAGGACGGTCATCGTTTGGCGGACAGATCATCACGGTGAAATGTTTTGAGGACAACGGGTTGCTGTACGATCTGCTCGAACAGAACGGCCGTGGTCGCATTCTGCTGATTGACGGCGGCGGCTCCGTGCGTCGCGCATTAATCGATGCAGAACTTGCCCGTCTCGCCACGCAAAACGAGTGGGAAGGCATGGTGGTGTATGGCGCAGTGCGCCAGGTGGACGACCTTGAAGAGCTGGACATCGGCATTCAGGCGATCGCCGCTATTCCGGTGGGTGCCGCAGGTGAAGGCATTGGCGAAAGCGACGTCCGCGTCAATTTCGGCGGGGTGACGTTCTTCTCCGGCGACCATCTGTATGCCGATAACACCGGTATTATCCTGTCTGAAGATCCGCTGGATATTGAGTAACAAAAAGCCGGGTGGCGGCTTCGCCTTACCCGGCCTACAAATTCTACTCTGCCTTTTGCAGAAACAAAAAAAGCATCCTCAGGATGCTTTTTTATGTCGAAAGAAAATCACACTTCTTCCATACGTCCCAGCAGGGCGTGCAGACGATCCTGCCAGCCGGTCTGCTGTTCGCGCAGATGGTGGTTTTCACGCTCCAGCTCTTCACGACCTTGCTGAGCAGTCTGAATTTCCTGCGACAGCGCGTTGTTTTTTTCTTTCAGCTCTTCGATTTCCATCTGCAGCAGGGTGATGGTATCAATCGCCTGCTGTACTTTGGATTCCAGTTTCTCAAACACTTCTAAAGACATAATCCTACCTCTCCTGAATTTGCAAGGCGACGCTTTGACGTAAACGCGCACAACACCTGGTGTCGATTGTATGGAGCCCCGCCCTCCCTGTCCAGCGGCAGACCGCGCAGATTGCGGTTTGCAACACTTTTCAGCCTCCTCCTGGTGCGTTCGCATCATATACCCCTAAATTGTTAACACTTTAGTTAATGGAATGCTTCAGCCCGCCTCCGCGTATAAACGCTAACGCACACTTAATGGCGCGTTATCGCTCATTTTGTTGACGCGGCACACACATTTTAATTTCGATATTTCTCGTTTTTGCTCGTTAACGATAAATTAACACTGTGTCTACAGGACATCGTGGCAAGAGTGACGATCGCTGCGATGACAATAACCATTAATTTTCTGTCAGGATCCGATTATGAGTGAAACATCAACCTTGAAAGGCCAGTGCATCGCAGAGTTCCTGGGTACTGGGTTGTTGATTTTCTTTGGCGTAGGATGCGTGGCGGCGCTGAAAGTAGCGGGCGCCAGCTTTGGGCAGTGGGAAATCAGCGTCATCTGGGGTCTGGGCGTGGCGATGGCCATCTACCTGACGGCGGGTGTTTCAGGTGCCCATCTTAACCCTGCGGTTACCATCGCGCTGTGGCTGTTTGCCTGCTTCGATAAACGCAAGGTTGTGCCCTTTATTGTGGCGCAGTTTGCCGGTGCCTTTTGTGCAGCGGCGTTAGTTTACGGGCTCTATTACAATCTGTTTATCGACTTCGAACAGACGCACCAGATGGTGCGTGGCAGTACCGAGAGCCTCGAGCTGGCCGGCATCTTCTCAACCTATCCGAACCCGCATATTAACTTTGTGCAGGCCTTCGCGGTGGAGATGGTGATCACCGCTATCTTGATGGGCGTCATCATGGCGCTGGGTGATGACGGCAACGGCATTCCACGCGGCCCGCTGGCACCGCTGCTGATTGGTTTACTGATTGCGGTCATCGGCGCATCGATGGGACCACTGACCGGCTTCGCCATGAACCCGGCACGTGACCTGGGGCCGAAGACCTTTGCCTTCTTCGCGGGCTGGGGCAACGTGGCCTTTACCGGTGCGAAAGATATTCCCTACTTCCTGGTGCCCCTGTTCGGCCCGATCGTTGGGGCATCGCTGGGCGCATTCGGCTATCGTAAGCTGATTGGACGCCATCTGCCGTGCGACACCTGTGTGGTTGAGGAGAAAAAAAGCCTCTCCCCGACTGAATCAAAAGCTTCGCTGTAATCTGACTACGGGACTCATAAAATGACCGACAAAAAATATATCGTTGCGCTCGACCAGGGCACGACCAGCTCCCGCGCTGTCGTTATGGATCATGACGCGAACATTGTCAGCGTGTCACAGCGCGAATTCGAGCAAATCTATCCTAAGCCAGGCTGGGTTGAACACGACCCGATGGAAATCTGGGCCTCGCAAAGCTCGACGCTGGTTGAAGTGCTGGCGAAAGCCGATATCAGTTCCGACGAGATTGCTGCCATTGGCATCACCAACCAGCGTGAAACGGCCATCGTCTGGGAACGCGAAACCGGTAAACCGATTTATAACGCCATCGTCTGGCAGTGCCGCCGTACCGCGGATATCTGCGAGAAGCTCAAGCGTGACGGCATGGAAGAGTACGTGCGCAGCGCCACCGGCTTGGTTGTGGACCCGTATTTCTCCGGCACCAAGGTGAAGTGGATCCTCGACCATGTGGAAGGCTCTCGCGAGCGTGCCAAACGTGGTGAACTGCTGTTCGGCACGGTGGATACCTGGCTTATCTGGAAGATGACTCAGGGACGCGTCCACGTTACCGACTACACCAACGCCTCGCGCACCATGCTGTTCAACATCCACGATCTGGACTGGGATGACAAAATGCTGGACGCGCTGGATATCCCGCGTGCCATGCTGCCGCAGGTGCGTAAGTCCTCTGAAGTGTACGGCCAGACCAACATCGGCGGTAAAGGCGGCACCCGTATTCCGATTGCCGGGATCGCCGGGGACCAGCAGGCGGCGCTGTTTGGCCAGCTGTGCGTGAAAGAAGGGATGGCGAAAAACACCTACGGCACCGGCTGCTTCATGCTGATGAATACCGGCGAGAAGGCGGTGAAATCAGAGCATGGCCTGCTGACCACTATCGCCTGCGGCCCTCGCGGAGAGGTGAACTACGCCCTCGAAGGCGCGGTGTTTATGGCCGGAGCCTCTATCCAGTGGCTGCGCGATGAGATGAAGCTTATCAGCGACGCTTTCGACTCGGAGTATTTCGCTACTAAAGTGAAAGACACCAACGGGGTGTACGTCGTACCGGCCTTTACCGGGCTGGGCGCGCCGTACTGGGATCCCTATGCTCGCGGGGCGATTTTCGGCCTGACGCGTGGGGTGAACTCGAACCACATCATTCGCGCCACGCTGGAGTCAATTGCCTATCAGACCCGCGACGTACTGGAAGCGATGCAGGCCGACTCCGGCATTCGTCTCCACGCCCTGCGCGTGGACGGCGGCGCGGTGGCTAACAATTTCCTGATGCAGTTCCAGTCCGACATTCTGGGCACCCGCGTGGAGCGTCCTGAAGTGCGTGAAGTGACGGCGCTGGGGGCGGCTTACCTTGCCGGTCTGGCGGTCGGCTTCTGGCAGAACCTGGACGAGCTGCAGGAGAAAGCGGTTATCGAACGCGAATTCCGCCCGGGCATCGAAACCACCGAGCGTAACTTCCGCTACAGCGGCTGGAAGAAAGCCGTGAAACGCGCGCTGGCGTGGGAAGATCACGACGAGTCGTAATCCACTTCACATTCCCTCTCCCTTTGGGGAGAGGGGTCCTCAGCCCGCACCCCGCCCCACTCTGTGATAAACTTCGTGCAATTCCTTTTGACCGCACGAGTACCCAATGAAACGTGAACTTGCTATCGAATTTTCCCGCGTGACCGAAGCCGCCGCTCTGGCGGGCTACAAGTGGCTTGGCCGTGGCGACAAAAATATCGCCGACGGTGCAGCCGTCCATGCCATGCGCATTATGCTTAACCAGGTCAATATTGACGGCACCATCGTGATTGGTGAAGGCGAAATCGACGAAGCGCCAATGCTGTTTATCGGTGAAAAAGTCGGGACCGGCAAGGGAGACGCGGTGGATATCGCCGTCGACCCGATTGAAGGCACCCGCATGACCGCCATGGGTCAGGCTAACGCCCTGGCCGTACTGGCCGTGGGCGACAAAGGCACCTTCCTCAACGCGCCTGATATGTATATGGAGAAGCTGATTGTCGGGCCGGGCGCCAAAGGGGTTATCGACCTCAACCTGCCGCTGGCGGACAACCTGCGTAACATCGCCGCCGCGCTCAATAAACCGCTGAGCGAACTGACGGTCACCATCCTGGCCAAACCGCGTCATGATGTCACCATCGCCCATATGCAGCAGCTGGGCGTGCGCGTCTTTGCTATTCCCGATGGCGACGTGGCAGCCTCCATCCTTACCTGCATGCCGGACAGCGAAGTGGACGTGCTGTACGGCATCGGCGGCGCGCCGGAAGGGGTGGTTTCTGCCGCAGTGATCCGCGCCCTCGACGGTGACATGCAGGGTCGTCTGCTGGCCCGCCATGAAGTGAAAGGCGACAGCGAAGAGAACCGCCGTATCGGTGAACAGGAGCTGGCCCGCTGCGCCGCGATGGGCATCGAGGCCAATACCGTGCTGCGTCTGGATGATATGGCGCGCAACGATAACGTCGTCTTCTCGGCCACCGGTATCACCAAAGGCGATCTGCTGGACGGCATCACCCGCAAAGGCAATATGGCGACCACCGAAACGCTGCTGATCCGCGGTAAATCACGCACCATTCGCCGCATCCAGTCGATTCACTATCTCGACCGCAAAGATCCCGACGTGCAGACTCACATTCTGTAAAACCGTTTGATCAATTGAGCTTTCCGGCCCGCACGGGCTGGAAATCTCTCTCTCAGGTAAGGAAGATAGAACCCGAGATCAGTACAGGAGAACATCATGGCAGACTGGGTAACAGGTAAAGTCAAAAAGGTAGAGTTCTGGACCGATGCGCTATTTAGTCTTACCGTCAATGCGCCCATCCATCCCTTCACGGCCGGACAATTCGCCAAGCTAGGGCTGGAAATCGACGGTGAACGCGTGCAGCGCGCCTACTCCTATGTCAACCCGCCGGATAACCCGGATCTCGAGTTCTATCTTGTCACCGTTCCCGATGGCAAACTCAGCCCGCGCCTGGCGGCCCTCAAACCCGGCGACGAGATCCAGATAGTCAGTGAAGCCGCAGGCTTCTTCGTGCTGGATGAAGTGCCGGACTGCGACACCCTGTGGATGCTGGCGACCGGTACCGCCATCGGCCCGTACCTTTCGATCCTGCAATACGGGAAAGACCTGGAGCGTTTTAAAAATATCGTGCTGGTGCATGCCGCACGCTATGCCGCGGACCTGAGCTACCTGCCGCAGATGCTGGAGTTGCAGCAACGCTATGAAGGGAAAGTGAAAATTCAGACGGTGGTGAGCCGTGAAACGGTGGCGGGCTCACTGACCGGCCGCGTGCCGGCCCTGATTGAAAGCGGTGAACTGGAAGCTGCGGTTGGCCTGCCGATGACGGCCGAGAGCAGCCATGTCATGCTGTGCGGCAACCCGCAGATGGTGCGCGACACTCAACAGCTGCTGAAAGAGACCCGGCAGATGACCAAACATTTACGCCGCCGTCCGGGCCATATGACTGCAGAACACTACTGGTAATTAGCGGTACTTTACGTCGATCGTATCTTTACCGTATTTATTCTCGCCCTGGGTGCCCACGAACGCGCCCAGGTCGACAATAATCATCACAAAAATAATGGTAGGGATCAGCCTGCCAACCGCCCACGGCAGCATGGAGGGCAGCATCGACCAGTTGCCCGCCAGCAGCATCCACGCCAGCACCACCAGCAGCGACCACAGCCCCGAGCGGCCACGATCGTGCAGACGTTTCACTAACACCGCCGCGGTCGGCCACAGCAGCGAAACCAGCGCGAATGCCGCCGTCTGGGTATTCAGCCACGCGTTATTCGCAAAAATAAACAGACCCAGCATGGCGACAATCCATACGCCAATCCAGATCCAGAAATCACGGCGTCCAATACGCCCTTTGAATGAAAACAACCACTGCTGTATGGTCATGTCAGGTTCCTTAAAATCATTGCGGAGCGTAGTTTACCCTGGAGTCGCATCCTTTTGACAAGCCAGCCAGATATCGTTTTAATCGTGACAGTAACATTCAGAGACTTTATTGATGAAGATGTGGTTTCACCTTATTTGGCTGGGTTTAACACTGTCGTGCGCGAGCGTTTCTCTGCGCGCTGCCGAGACCTCCGCACCTGCCACTGCCCCCTACGTGATGCCGGGCGCGCCGTCGTTTGATCAATCCATTAGCCTGTTCCGCGAGGCCTTCAACAGCGCTAACCCTGGCCTGTCGCTGAATGAGTTTCGCGCCATCGATGGTGCCCGCGATACCCCCAACCTGACCCGTGCCGCCAGCAAGATTAACGAGAATCTGTACGCCTCAACGGCGCTGGAGCGTGGAACGCTCAAAATTAAGAGTATGCAGATTACCTGGTTGCCGATTCAGGGGCCTGAGCAAAAGGCCGCCAAAGCCAAAGCGCTGGAGTATATGAGCGCCATTTTACGGGCGTTCACCCCGGCGTTAACCAAATCACAAAGCCAGCAAAAGCTGCAAAAGCTGCTGGCTGCCGGTAAAAACAAACGTTATTACGCCGAAACGGAAGGCGCGGTTCGCTATGTGGTGGCAGATAACGGCGAAAAGGGGCTGACCTTCGCTGTTGAACCGATTAAGCTGGCGTTATCTGAGACCCTCGGCGGGGCGAATTCATGACAAAAAGCAAAGCCTTTCGAGGGAAAATCTCTATACTGATTCACAGACCATGCTGCCCAGCCGGGTGGCCATATTCCTTAATTCGCTCTTGAGCGTGGAGAATTGAAATGCGACATCCTTTAGTGATGGGTAACTGGAAACTGAACGGCAGCCGCCACATGGTAAACGAGTTGGTAGCTAACCTGCGTAAAGAGCTGGCTGGCGTGACTGGCTGTGCTGTTGCGATCGCTCCGCCGGACATGTACCTGGATATGGCTAAACACGCCGCTGACGGCAGCCACATCGTTCTGGGTGCGCAGAACGTTGACGTTAACCTGTCTGGCGCGTTCACCGGTGAAACCTCCGCTGAAATGCTGAAAGATATCGGCGCAAAATACATCATCATCGGCCACTCTGAGCGTCGTACCTACCACAAAGAGTCCGACGAATTCATCGCTAAAAAATTCGCGGTACTGAAAGAGCAGGGTCTGATCCCGGTTCTGTGCATCGGTGAAACCGAAGCTGAAAACGAAGCGGGCAAAACTGAAGAAGTGTGCGCACGCCAGATCGACGCAGTGCTGACCACTCAGGGCGCGAGCGCGTTCGAAGGCGCGGTCATTGCTTACGAGCCAGTATGGGCGATCGGTACCGGCAAATCTGCAACCCCAGCTCAGGCTCAGGCGGTTCACAAATTCATCCGTGACCATATTGCTAAAGCAGACGCGAAAGTGGCTGAGCAAGTAATCATCCAGTACGGCGGTTCCGTAAACGCAGCGAACGCAGCAGAGCTGTTCACCCAGCCGGACATCGACGGCGCGCTGGTTGGCGGCGCATCCCTGAAAGCAGACGCTTTCGCGGTGATCGTTAAAGCAGCAGAAGCGGCTAAACAGGCGTAAAAAACCTTTGCGGCGGGTGGCGCTTCGCTAACCCGCCCTAGGGTTCTCCAGGCCCGGTAAGCGCAAGCGCCACCGGGCTTTTTTACAGCCGTCCCAGGATACTAAACCACAGATAATCCAGCGGCAGCAGCACCAGATAGGTTGCCACCGCTAGCGCCAGGCAGAGCAGCATCCCCGCCCGCGCAGGCACTCTTCCCAGCCCCATCGCCACCACTATCGGCGACGCCTGATACGGCAGCAGCGGCGTGGAGTATCCCAGCACCTGAATCATAATCACCGACAATAACGGGAAGCCGGTGGCGTCCGAGAAGCTTTGCGCCAGAGTGGTATACAGCGCCGGAACACCGTTGGCGGTCATGATAAAATTCAGCGCGGTAGTGATGCCGGTTAACGCCAGGAAACTGGTGAAGGGCGCGTCGGCATCCAGCGGCATCACCCGCATCAGCGCCTCGCCCACGGCACTGCCGATCCCGGTCTGCGTCACGGTGATCGCCAGCCCGAGAATGCCCGCCACGTAAATACAGGTGCGCATGTTCACCCCGGCCGAGAACTCCTCGCCGGTGATAAAACCAATTCGCGGCAGCATCACCACCAGCGATGCCGCAAGCCCGGTCCATGCCGGGCCGATACCGTGCCAGCTCTCCGTCACCCACATCACCAGTACTACCGCCAGCAGCCAGGCGAGGCGCTTTTCGTCACGGCCCATGGGCTCCGGCGGAGACAGATCTTTTGCCGGTTTGGGGGCGCCGGGAAACAGCCAGCAGATCAGGCCGATCAGAATCAGGCCCTTGAGAATGCCCAGCACCGGGGTGTGCAGCAGCAGGTACGGAACATAGTTGAGATGAATACCATACGACCCTTCCGCCGCCCCGCTCATTACCAGATTAGGTACGTTAGCCGGGAGGATAGTGGCCGACAGCTGGAAAGTGCCAAATCCCACCGCCAGCGCCAGACCAAACCACGCCCGGGAGCCATCGGCAATGCCCGCCCGCTTCGCCATCGCCGCCACAATCGGCATCAGCAGCGCGATGCGCCCCATGTTGGAGGGCATCACAAACGCCAGCGCATAGGTAAGCAGCACGACGCTGGCCACCATCAGCGGCCAGGAGTCGGTCAGCCTGGACGATAATGCCCGCGCGGCTCTGTCCGCCAGCCCGGTTTTACGGATCGCCACGCCCAGCACAAACCCGCTGAACACCAGCCAGAATGCCGACGAGGCAAACCCGCCGAATATCACCTCCGGCGGCGCAATTTTGGCGATCATCGCTGCGGTAAAGAACAGCAGCGCGGTGAGGAATTCCGGCAACAGCGAGGTCGCCCACAGGATGATGGTGACGACGATAATCAGCGAGGGCAGAAACAGCGGGTGAGTGATCCAGAGCGACATGCCTGTCTCCTGTAGAATTTTTCAGCAAGTCTACGGCGGCAGGCAGCGGGAGTAAACGCTATTTATGGTGGGGTCAATTCAGGATATGACATTGATGATCCTGCAATTCCTCAGCGGAGGCCAGGTTGAACGTCAGCAGATTGCGCTCGGTCGCCAGCAGGACAAAAGAGCCGTCCGCCTGCTGCGCCATCGCCAGCGCAAAGCGTCCCATATGGTCGCGCGCTTCCGGCAGCTCTTCTGCCAGCATCATAAATGGGCTGCGTTTCACCAGCTCCGCTTCCGTCACCCGACGCGCCAGATACTCGTGCCCTTTCAGCCCACCGGGAAACGGCAGCCATTGGGTGCTGATTTGCCCCTGATGAGTATTGAGCTTCTCGCGCACGTCCGGCCGCAGGCACGAGATATGGATATGAAAATGATTTTGCGTACGGCCCGTTGGGGAGTTAATGGTCAGGGAAATGGCGCTGTCAGGCACTTTGGCACCCCGCTTCATGCTCATAAAGTTGCGCGACTGCCACGCCAGCCAGAAGAAGTTCGGCGTATAGGCCTCAGTCAGAAGCGGGCTTTCGGTGCCGTTGATGCGGTACGTTGGCATCAGAAGATATTGCAGGGGGCCGTTGCGGTCTTTGAATACCACATATCCCGCATCCCTCTTCACCAGGACACAGGGCGCCGGGTTACGGTTTTGCATCTGATTGGGTACACACTGGTCGAGAACGATATGCCGTAATGCGTTTGGGTTACCCGACTTCATCCAGAACCAGCCCCCCGCGGCAAGCGCGATGAGGATCAGTGCCAGCACAATTATTTTTTTCACAACGCGTTCCCTGTATCCGGTTGAACCAAAAGAGTAACGCACTTTGATGACAAACAAAAAAGCCCGGCAGTATGATTCTGCCGGGCTTTTTAAACGCTATGGGTGATTAACGTTTGCTGATCTGATCGAAGGTGCCGCCATTCGAGAAGTGATCTTTCTGCGCTTTGGTCCAGC
Coding sequences within it:
- the zapB gene encoding septal ring assembly protein ZapB; translated protein: MSLEVFEKLESKVQQAIDTITLLQMEIEELKEKNNALSQEIQTAQQGREELERENHHLREQQTGWQDRLHALLGRMEEV
- the hslU gene encoding HslU--HslV peptidase ATPase subunit codes for the protein MSEMTPREIVSELNKHIIGQDNAKRSVAIALRNRWRRMQLDEVLRHEVTPKNILMIGPTGVGKTEIARRLAKLANAPFIKVEATKFTEVGYVGKEVDSIIRDLTDSAIKMVRVQSIEKNRYRAEEMAEERVLDVLIPPAKNNWGQAEQPAEPSAARQAFRKKLREGQLDDKEIEIDLAAAPMGVEIMSPPGMEEMTSQLQSMFQNLGGQKQKPRKLKIKDAMKLLIEEEAAKLVNPEELKQDAIDAVEQHGIVFIDEIDKICKRGESNGPDVSREGVQRDLLPLVEGCTVSTKHGMVKTDHILFIASGAFQVAKPSDLIPELQGRLPIRVELQALTTEDFERILTEPNASVTVQYKALMATEGVNIEFTEDGIKRIAQAAWQVNETTENIGARRLHTVLERLMEDISYDASDLNGQSITIDADYVSKHLDALVADEDLSRFIL
- the rraA gene encoding ribonuclease E activity regulator RraA, producing MKYDTSELCDIYQEDINVVEPLFSNFGGRSSFGGQIITVKCFEDNGLLYDLLEQNGRGRILLIDGGGSVRRALIDAELARLATQNEWEGMVVYGAVRQVDDLEELDIGIQAIAAIPVGAAGEGIGESDVRVNFGGVTFFSGDHLYADNTGIILSEDPLDIE
- the menA gene encoding 1,4-dihydroxy-2-naphthoate polyprenyltransferase, whose translation is MTKISRTRAWLESLRPKTLPLAFAAIVVGTALAWWQGHFDPLVAALALITAGLLQILSNLANDYGDAVKGSDKPDRIGPLRGMQKGVITQEQMKRALIITVALICLSGIALVLVACKTPADAVGFLVLGLLAIVAAITYTVGTRPYGYIGLGDISVLVFFGWLSVMGSWYLQAHTLIPALFLPATACGMLATAVLNINNLRDIDSDRLNGKNTLAVRLGPVNARRYHACLLMGALLCLALFNLLSLHSLWGWLFVLATPLLVKQARYVIREQSASAMPPMLERTVKGALLTNLLFVVGIVLSQTLN
- the glpK gene encoding glycerol kinase GlpK, giving the protein MTDKKYIVALDQGTTSSRAVVMDHDANIVSVSQREFEQIYPKPGWVEHDPMEIWASQSSTLVEVLAKADISSDEIAAIGITNQRETAIVWERETGKPIYNAIVWQCRRTADICEKLKRDGMEEYVRSATGLVVDPYFSGTKVKWILDHVEGSRERAKRGELLFGTVDTWLIWKMTQGRVHVTDYTNASRTMLFNIHDLDWDDKMLDALDIPRAMLPQVRKSSEVYGQTNIGGKGGTRIPIAGIAGDQQAALFGQLCVKEGMAKNTYGTGCFMLMNTGEKAVKSEHGLLTTIACGPRGEVNYALEGAVFMAGASIQWLRDEMKLISDAFDSEYFATKVKDTNGVYVVPAFTGLGAPYWDPYARGAIFGLTRGVNSNHIIRATLESIAYQTRDVLEAMQADSGIRLHALRVDGGAVANNFLMQFQSDILGTRVERPEVREVTALGAAYLAGLAVGFWQNLDELQEKAVIEREFRPGIETTERNFRYSGWKKAVKRALAWEDHDES
- a CDS encoding MIP/aquaporin family protein; translated protein: MSETSTLKGQCIAEFLGTGLLIFFGVGCVAALKVAGASFGQWEISVIWGLGVAMAIYLTAGVSGAHLNPAVTIALWLFACFDKRKVVPFIVAQFAGAFCAAALVYGLYYNLFIDFEQTHQMVRGSTESLELAGIFSTYPNPHINFVQAFAVEMVITAILMGVIMALGDDGNGIPRGPLAPLLIGLLIAVIGASMGPLTGFAMNPARDLGPKTFAFFAGWGNVAFTGAKDIPYFLVPLFGPIVGASLGAFGYRKLIGRHLPCDTCVVEEKKSLSPTESKASL
- the hslV gene encoding ATP-dependent protease subunit HslV: MTTIVSVRRNGQVVIAGDGQATLGNTVMKGNVKKVRRLYNDKVIAGFAGGTADAFTLFELFERKLEMHQGHLVKAAVELAKDWRTDRMLRKLEALLAVADENASLIITGNGDVVQPENDLIAIGSGGPYAQAAARALLENSDLGARDIAVKALDIAGDICIYTNHFHTIEELPSKA
- the glpX gene encoding class II fructose-bisphosphatase; translation: MKRELAIEFSRVTEAAALAGYKWLGRGDKNIADGAAVHAMRIMLNQVNIDGTIVIGEGEIDEAPMLFIGEKVGTGKGDAVDIAVDPIEGTRMTAMGQANALAVLAVGDKGTFLNAPDMYMEKLIVGPGAKGVIDLNLPLADNLRNIAAALNKPLSELTVTILAKPRHDVTIAHMQQLGVRVFAIPDGDVAASILTCMPDSEVDVLYGIGGAPEGVVSAAVIRALDGDMQGRLLARHEVKGDSEENRRIGEQELARCAAMGIEANTVLRLDDMARNDNVVFSATGITKGDLLDGITRKGNMATTETLLIRGKSRTIRRIQSIHYLDRKDPDVQTHIL